A genomic window from Silene latifolia isolate original U9 population chromosome 11, ASM4854445v1, whole genome shotgun sequence includes:
- the LOC141612672 gene encoding uncharacterized protein LOC141612672, producing MSPPQKPETPTPTTKPFTNLTDAAVIAAFFTYRYYVYSTTVHLIRPPQSHPNSRPWITARETTKDGPYILRHPLTSKPYSVTLPRNLHFSNLEPSILTNSYSFGTSGFVDKLLALKSPSYGSICVPDYTMFVLYGGGEMEGIARYVRVLDWVKTVKTTWPWIKLTQHRGEKFDDVVEFEGKVYVVDRQGLVKLINHYKTVRKINIGKTVVFESVTPGSDRFGWRKRFVVDGGKLYLVVRMEEKRFEIFSMKSRGKTSFYWDRVKGFGGDRVLFMARDCYFFLRASRKFPGREYKNCIVFSEAAFPQYGMDGWEFTEIDNVRRCEDDIAVFCLDDERFVQEGEGKKSGFPKIDWSPPDWILNASSLNADDFKKHSVSESSSGSEREPDEEEGSDSESGDTNGEEVQSRLKVSKSEDEEEQEAMESDLKDTESKDEEEQEEMESEFCRLDQDQRWVECDSDSRDQDDEKMQCDSKCQEKEDVEDVCHVSPSLFRPGSGNTVSRTLFSPTEKENFRKTIRELVLKACAASTTAALKSHKSDSATVKFEGFDIRLDSVSTLEKIWQKH from the exons ATGTCTCCGCCGCAGAAACCGGAGACACCAACACCCACCACTAAACCCTTCACCAATCTCACCGACGCCGCCGTCATCGCCGCCTTCTTTACTTACCGCTACTACGTCTACTCCACCACCGTCCACCTCATTCGACCACCACAATCCCACCCTAACTCCCGCCCATGGATCACCGCCCGCGAAACCACCAAAGACGGCCCTTACATTCTCCGCCACCCCCTCACCTCCAAACCCTATTCCGTTACGCTCCCTCGTAATCTCCACTTCTCGAATCTCGAACCGTCTATTCTAACAAACTCATACTCTTTCGGCACATCCGGTTTTGTAGACAAACTCCTCGCGCTCAAATCTCCGTCTTATGGTAGCATTTGTGTGCCGGATTATACTATGTTTGTTTTGTATGGCGGTGGTGAGATGGAAGGTATTGCTCGGTATGTTAGGGTTTTGGATTGGGTTAAGACGGTTAAGACGACTTGGCCGTGGATTAAGTTAACGCAGCACCGCGGCGAGAAATTCGATGATGTTGTTGAGTTTGAAGGGAAGGTTTATGTGGTGGATAGACAGGGGTTGGTGAAATTGATTAATCATTATAAAACTGTTAGGAAAATTAATATTGGTAAAACTGTTGTTTTTGAATCGGTTACTCCCGGTTCAGACCGGTTTGGGTGGAGGAAGCGGTTTGTGGTTGATGGTGGAAAACTGTATTTAGTGGTTCGTATGGAGGAGAAAAGGTTTGAAATTTTTTCGATGAAGAGTCGAGGAAAGACTAGTTTTTATTGGGATAGGGTTAAGGGATTTGGTGGTGATAGGGTGTTATTTATGGCGAGGGATTGTTATTTTTTTCTGAGGGCGTCGAGGAAGTTTCCAGGAAGGGAGTATAAGAACTGCATTGTGTTTTCTGAGGCTGCGTTTCCGCAGTATGGGATGGATGGTTGGGAGTTTACCGAGATTGATAATGTTCGGAGATGTGAGGATGATATTGCTGTTTTTTGTTTGGATGATGAGAGGTTTGTTCAAGAAGGGGAGGGGAAGAAATCGGGTTTTCCTAAGATTGATTGGTCACCTCCTGATTGGATTTTGAATGCTTCGTCGTTGAATGCTGATGATTTTAAGAAACATTCGGTATCAGAGTCGTCTAGTGGATCAGAAAG GGAACCTGATGAGGAGGAAGGATCGGATTCTGAGAGTGGAGATACGAATGGTGAAGAGGTGCAGTCTCGTCTGAAGGTATCAAAGAGTGAAGATGAGGAGGAGCAAGAAGCGATGGAATCTGATTTGAAGGATACAGAGAGTAAAGATGAGGAGGAACAAGAAGAGATGGAGTCTGAATTTTGCAGACTAGATCAGGATCAACGCTGGGTGGAATGTGATTCAGATAGTCGGGATCAAGATGATGAAAAAATGCAATGTGATTCGAAGTGTCAGGAAAAGGAGGATGTCGAGGATGTATGTCATGTATCCCCTTCCTTATTTAGACCCGGGTCTGGAAACACTGTCAGTCGAACACTTTTTTCTCCTACTGAAAAAG AGAATTTTCGGAAAACCATCAGAGAGTTGGTGCTTAAAGCTTGCGCAGCCTCTACAACAGCGGCACTTAAG AGCCACAAAAGTGATTCTGCAACAGTAAAATTCGAAGGATTTGACATAAGGCTTGATTCAGTCTCAACGTTGGAAAAGATTTGGCAGAAGCACTGA
- the LOC141610876 gene encoding uncharacterized protein LOC141610876, with amino-acid sequence MRVFLVLKKHILCIPQFSKLSAGAAEEMETPECTSKKFTNRTDELAFTERPYKFHSTEVYLLRPPKSLSSTDRPWITARETTADYTYVFRHPLTSKPHSFKLPPYFYISKLNPLTLTVYYAFQKPPYSVDKLLLLQSSQYSYLSANRGTLFALYGGGLLQGCPRVKRRRWRSTPSNSHPVSPWVKLTKRYRGDVKFDDIIDFQDKVYAIDRQGITNLVNYYKTVAKISMGKTLIFEQLTPGSGQFGWRKRFAVDEGVLYVVVRTEEKLFQVFRLKSWVNGRGKTCYYWDRVKRFKGNKVLFMGRDHYFFLKASRKFPGREHRNCIVFSEAAFPQYGNDGWEFTESDNVRRCEDDIAVFRLGDERFAREEEWENSGFPKIDWSPPDWISNVSSFPADEFNKYPESEFSSQSVRERDDDEGLDFVGGGKNDGEVQSNLKNSKSKNEEEQEEMESDFCSQDQDQVLVESDSESKDQEDQNMQCDLKRQEKEDEEMHSEEADIESDAPLQKDPVTPSRSVVEEEVTRTLLRMNSGNDAVEEETSGKDITQAMPKASTSSRTESPKSYTATTKFEGLDIRSDLVPILQKIWHNHGNIVKDSIVRSGDIVARALESMAAMVQILEDNPIQFLSDSQADYLNSTLSDLRNICFKVHWLVSYVEKALKVHKSKPLVESLNNLSQLSSKVKERRAILLGELANLDEEENKLKEEMMKVSKMIPFSGQVKLDEPIGAGLT; translated from the exons ATGAGAGTATTTTTGGTCTTGAAAAAACACATACTCTGTATTCCACAATTTTCGAAGTTGAGTGCGGGTGCGGCGGAGGAAATGGAGACACCAGAGTGTACCTCCAAAAAATTCACCAATCGTACCGACGAATTAGCTTTCACTGAGCGTCCTTACAAATTCCACAGCACAGAAGTCTACCTCCTCCGACCACCGAAATCCCTCTCTTCCACCGACCGTCCATGGATCACCGCCCGTGAAACCACCGCAGACTACACCTACGTCTTCCGCCATCCCCTCACCTCCAAACCACACTCCTTTAAACTCCCTCCTTACTTCTACATCTCAAAACTCAATCCCTTGACTCTCACCGTCTACTACGCTTTCCAAAAACCACCTTATTCCGTcgacaagctcctcctcctccagTCCTCACAATATTCTTATCTGAGTGCTAACAGAGGTACTTTGTTCGCTTTATACGGCGGTGGTCTACTCCAGGGCTGTCCTCGCGTTAAACGGCGGCGGTGGCGGTCAACTCCGTCAAACAGTCATCCCGTCTCGCCGTGGGTCAAGTTAACGAAGCGGTACCGCGGCGACGTCAAATTCGATGACATTATCGATTTTCAGGATAAGGTTTATGCGATTGATAGGCAGGGGATTACCAATTTGGTTAATTATTATAAAACCGTTGCGAAAATCAGCATGGGAAAAACTCTAATTTTTGAACAGCTAACTCCCGGTTCAGGGCAGTTCGGGTGGCGGAAACGGTTTGCGGTCGATGAGGGAGTTCTATATGTAGTGGTTCGTACGGAGGAGAAATTGTTCCAAGTTTTTAGGTTAAAGAGCTGGGTTAATGGGCGAGGAAAGACTTGTTATTATTGGGATAGGGTTAAAAGATTCAAGGGTAACAAGGTGTTGTTTATGGGGAGGGATCATTACTTTTTTCTTAAGGCGTCGAGGAAGTTTCCAGGAAGGGAGCATAGGAACTGCATTGTGTTTTCTGAGGCCGCGTTTCCACAGTATGGGAATGATGGTTGGGAGTTTACTGAGAGTGATAATGTCCGCAGATGTGAGGATGATATTGCTGTTTTTCGGTTGGGTGATGAGAGGTTTGCTAGGGAGGAGGAGTGGGAGAATTCCGGTTTTCCTAAGATTGATTGGTCACCTCCTGATTGGATTTCGAATGTTTCCTCTTTCCCCGCTGATGAATTTAACAAATACCCGGAATCAGAGTTTTCTAGCCAATCAGTAAG GGAGCGTGATGACGATGAAGGATTGGATTTTGTTGGTGGAGGTAAGAATGATGGAGAGGTTCAATCTAATTTGAAGAATTCAAAGAGTAAAAATGAGGAGGAGCAAGAAGAGATGGAATCGGATTTCTGCAGTCAAGATCAGGATCAAGTTCTGGTGGAATCTGATTCAGAAAGTAAGGATCAGGAGGATCAAAACATGCAATGTGATTTAAAGAGACaggaaaaggaggatgaagagATGCATTCTGAAGAAGCAGATATTGAGAGTGATGCACCATTGCAAAAGGACCCTGTCACGCCTTCTCGTTCTGTTGTTGAAGAAGAAGTTACAAGAACTCTTCTTAGAATGAATAGCGGGAATGACGCAGTGGAAGAAG AGACTTCAGGGAAAGACATCACTCAAGCAATGCCTAAGGCTTCTACATCCTCTAGGACTGAG AGCCCCAAAAGTTATACTGCAACTACCAAATTTGAAGGACTTGATATAAGGTCTGATTTAGTCCCAATCTTGCAAAAGATTTGGCATAACCATGGGAACATAGTAAAAGACAGCATTGTGCGAAGTGGTGACATAGTAGCTAGGGCGTTGGAGTCGATGGCCGCTATGGTACAAATACTCGAGGACAACCCAATCCAGTTCTTAAGTGACAGCCAAGCTGATTATCTAAACTCCACACTGTCTGATCTAAGAAACATATGTTTCAAAGTTCACTGGTTGGTTTCTTATGTTGAAAAGGCGTTAAAAGTACATAAAAGCAAACCTTTGGTGGAATCGTTGAACAATCTCAGTCAGTTAAGTTCCAAAGTCAAGGAACGCAGAGCAATCCTCCTTGGCGAATTAGCTAACCTCGACGAGGAAGAAAACAAATTGAAGGAAGAGATGATGAAGGTGTCAAAGATGATTCCTTTTTCAGGGCAAGTTAAGTTAGATGAACCAATAGGAGCGGGGCTCACATGA
- the LOC141610877 gene encoding uncharacterized protein LOC141610877 — MESQVRDSKTVSSGLKRKKQSKTRLPEKVGIPPPLKKFTHRNDESAFTRCLYRDGVYATEVYHLRPPKSLSYTSRPWIVTRETTADRNFIFRHPLTSKPHSFNLPPNISRLNPLTLSVFYDFRQPYSVDKLLLLHPSEYLFALYGGGQLKGCPRVERQRGRSIPLTSSPWVKLTSSPWVNLDDIIDFQDKVYAVDRRGSTILINQYETVTKVSIGKTIIYEPLTPGSVQFGWRKRFAVDGETLYLVVRTEEKLFQVFRLKSRVKTPGTPCFYWDRVKRFKGNKVLFMARDHYFFRRASRKFPGREYRNCIVFSEAAFPQYGDDGWEFTESDTVRRCEDDIAVFRLGDERFAREEEWENSGFPKIDWSPPDWMMNVSSFPADEFKKHSESDSSSSQSVREPDDDEGFDFDGGGKNDGEVQSNLKDTNSKDEGEQDEMETEFSSQDQDQGGVESDSESKDQEDKKMQCDSNSREKEDEEIHSKEANIEGDEPLQKDCVTPSRFAVEEEVTTTLLRMNSGNDAMEEGTSVKNMTQVIPKASTSSRTESHKGETATTKFEGLDVRSDLVPTLQKIWRKHGNITKDSIVRSGDIVARALESLATMVQILEDNPAQSLSDIQADYLTSTLSDLRNICFKVYWLVSFVEKALEVHRSKPLVESLNNLSQLSSQAKERRAILLSELANLNEEENKLKEEMAKVSKRIPFSGQVKFDAPIGAGLT, encoded by the exons ATGGAGTCCCAGGTCAGAGACAGTAAGACTGTGAGTAGTGGCTTAAAAAGAAAGAAGCAGTCGAAGACACGACTCCCGGAAAAAGTAGGTATACCACCACCCTTGAAAAAATTCACCCATCGGAATGACGAATCAGCTTTCACTCGGTGTCTTTACCGTGACGGTGTCTACGCCACCGAAGTCTACCACCTCCGACCACCGAAATCCCTCTCTTACACCTCCCGTCCATGGATCGTCACCCGCGAAACCACCGCGGACCGCAACTTCATCTTCCGCCACCCGCTCACCTCCAAACCCCACTCCTTTAACCTCCCTCCTAACATCTCACGACTCAATCCCCTTACTCTCTCCGTCTTCTACGATTTCCGCCAACCTTATTCCGTcgacaagctcctcctcctccatccCTCAGAATATTTGTTCGCTTTATACGGCGGCGGTCAACTCAAGGGATGTCCCCGCGTTGAACGACAACGAGGGCGGTCAATTCCGTTAACCAGCTCCCCGTGGGTCAAGTTAACCAGCTCCCCGTGGGTCAATTTGGATGACATTATAGATTTTCAGGATAAGGTTTATGCGGTCGATAGGCGGGGGAGTACCATTTTAATCAATCAGTATGAAACCGTTACGAAAGTCAGCATTGGAAAAACTATAATTTATGAACCGCTAACTCCCGGTTCAGTGCAGTTCGGGTGGCGGAAACGGTTTGCGGTTGACGGAGAAACTCTGTACTTGGTGGTTCGGACGGAGGAGAAATTGTTCCAAGTTTTTAGGCTAAAGAGCCGAGTAAAGACGCCAGGAACGCCTTGTTTTTATTGGGATAGGGTTAAAAGATTTAAGGGTAACAAGGTGCTGTTTATGGCCAGGGATCATTACTTTTTTCGAAGGGCGTCGAGGAAGTTTCCAGGGAGGGAGTATAGGAACTGCATTGTGTTTTCTGAGGCCGCGTTTCCACAGTATGGGGATGATGGTTGGGAGTTTACTGAGAGTGATACTGTCCGCAGATGTGAGGATGACATTGCTGTTTTTCGGTTGGGTGATGAGAGGTTTGCTAGGGAGGAGGAGTGGGAGAATTCCGGTTTTCCTAAGATTGATTGGTCACCTCCTGATTGGATGATGAATGTTTCGTCGTTCCCTGCTGATGAATTTAAGAAACATTCGGAATCAGATTCTTCTTCTAGTCAATCAGTAAG GGAGCCTGATGACGATGAAGGATTCGATTTTGATGGTGGAGGTAAGAATGATGGAGAGGTTCAATCTAATTTGAAGGATACAAATAGTAAAGATGAGGGGGAGCAAGACGAGATGGAAACTGAATTCAGCAGTCAAGACCAGGACCAAGGCGGGGTAGAATCTGATTCAGAAAGTAAGGATCAGGAGGATAAAAAAATGCAATGTGATTCGAATAGTCGggaaaaggaggatgaagagATACATTCTAAAGAAGCAAACATTGAGGGTGATGAACCATTGCAAAAGGACTGTGTCACGCCTTCTCGTTTTGCTGTTGAAGAAGAAGTTACGACAACTCTTCTTAGAATGAATAGCGGAAATGACGCAATGGAGGAAG GGACATCAGTGAAAAACATGACTCAAGTAATACCTAAGGCTTCTACATCCTCCAGGACTGAG AGCCACAAAGGTGAAACTGCAACTACCAAATTTGAAGGACTTGATGTGAGGTCTGATTTAGTCCCAACCTTGCAAAAGATCTGGCGGAAGCATGGGAACATAACAAAAGACAGCATTGTGCGTAGTGGTGACATAGTTGCTAGGGCGTTGGAGTCGCTGGCCACTATGGTGCAAATACTCGAGGACAACCCAGCCCAGTCCTTGAGTGACATCCAAGCTGATTATTTAACCTCCACACTTTCTGATCTAAGAAACATATGTTTCAAAGTTTACTGGTTGGTGTCGTTTGTTGAAAAAGCTTTAGAAGTACATAGAAGCAAACCTTTGGTGGAATCTTTGAACAATCTCAGTCAGTTAAGTTCCCAAGCCAAGGAACGCAGAGCAATCCTCCTTAGCGAATTAGCTAATCTCAACGAGGAAGAAAACAAACTGAAGGAAGAGATGGCGAAGGTGTCCAAGAGGATTCCTTTTTCTGGGCAAGTTAAGTTTGATGCACCCATAGGAGCAGGGCTCACATGA
- the LOC141610879 gene encoding uncharacterized protein LOC141610879 isoform X1, with protein MTTNRKKRRLTKTTASTPPTSTSKNFTNQTDELAFKQRHYDLNTTRVYHLRPPKSLSSTARPWIATRETTADYNFIFRHPLTSKPHSFNLPPDFYFPQLNSAILAVFYAFRKSNSVDKLLVLPAPCYDSVSKCNLFVLYGGGQLKGRHGTSPWVKLSHRNSPWVKFDDIIDLKDKTYVVDRWGIINLVNHYKTVNTISIGKTLISEPVIPGSGQFGWRKRFAVDGEVLFLVVRMEEKLFKVFRLKSEKRGGTTCFNWVRVWEFGGNKVLFMARDCYFFRRASRKFPGREYRNCIVFSEAAFPQYGKDGWEFIESGNVRRCEDDIAVFCLGDERFAREGEEEGEGEKSGFPKIDWSPPDWILNVSSFTEDEFSMHSESESSVQSERVPDEDEGPDSDSGEKNDGEVQSGVMDSKTKDDEEQEVMEYDFVSQDQDQGGVECDSDSQDQEDEKMQCDLNSQEKDNEEMHSKEANAEHDNVSLQEDPVTPSRSAVEEEVTRTLLRMNSENDAMEEETSGKNITYVIPQASTSATTERHKCDSATTKFEGLHIRSDLVPTLQKIWRKHGNVTTDSIVRSSDIIARALESLATMVQILEDNLAQSLSDSQADYLSSTLSDLKCLQFKVYWLVSFVENALKVHKSKSLVESLNNLSQLSSQVEERRAILLDEVAKLNEEETKLKEEMTKVSKTIPFSGLVNFDEPLGVGLI; from the exons ATGACGACGAACCGGAAGAAGCGACGACTGACGAAGACGACTGCGTCAACACCACCAACCTCCACCTCCAAAAACTTCACCAATCAAACCGACGAATTAGCTTTCAAACAACGCCACTACGATCTCAACACCACCAGAGTCTACCACCTCCGACCACCGAAATCCCTCTCCTCCACCGCTCGTCCTTGGATCGCCACCCGCGAAACCACCGCAGACTACAACTTCATCTTCCGCCACCCCCTCACTTCCAAACCTCACTCCTTCAACCTCCCTCCTGACTTCTACTTCCCGCAACTCAATTCCGCCATTCTCGCCGTCTTTTACGCTTTTCGGAAATCCAATTCCGTCGATAAGCTCCTCGTTCTTCCTGCTCCGTGTTATGATAGTGTTAGTAAATGTAATTTGTTCGTTTTATATGGCGGCGGTCAATTAAAGGGCCGGCATGGTACCTCGCCGTGGGTCAAGTTATCGCATCGTAACTCGCCGTGGGTTAAATTTGATGATATTATCGATTTGAAGGATAAGACTTATGTAGTTGATAGATGGGGGATTATCAATTTGGTTAATCATTATAAAACGGTTAATACAATCAGTATCGGAAAAACTTTAATTTCTGAACCGGTAATTCCCGGTTCAGGACAGTTCGGGTGGCGGAAACGGTTCGCGGTCGACGGGGAAGTTCTGTTCCTGGTGGTTCGTATGGAGGAGAAATTGTTTAAGGTTTTTAGGTTAAAGAGCGAAAAGAGGGGAGGAACGACTTGTTTTAATTGGGTTAGGGTTTGGGAATTTGGTGGTAATAAGGTTTTGTTTATGGCTAGGGATTGTTATTTTTTTCGGAGGGCGTCGAGGAAGTTTCCTGGGAGGGAGTATAGGAACTGCATTGTGTTTTCTGAGGCGGCTTTTCCGCAGTATGGGAAGGATGGTTGGGAGTTTATTGAGAGTGGTAATGTCCGGAGATGTGAGGATGATATCGCGGTTTTTTGTTTGGGTGATGAGAGGTTTGCGAGGGAAGGGGAAGAGGAAGGGGAGGGGGAGAAATCGGGTTTTCCTAAGATTGATTGGTCGCCTCCTGATTGGATTTTGAATGTTTCGTCTTTCACTGAAGATGAATTTTCGATGCATTCAGAATCAGAGTCTTCTGTTCAGTCAGAAAG GGTGCCTGATGAGGATGAAGGACCGGATTCTGATAGTGGAGAAAAGAATGATGGAGAAGTGCAATCTGGTGTTATGGATTCAAAGACTAAAGATGATGAGGAGCAAGAAGTGATGGAATATGATTTCGTCAGTCAAGATCAGGATCAAGGTGGAGTGGAATGTGATTCAGATAGTCAGGATCAGGAGGATGAAAAAATGCAATGTGATTTGAACAGCCAGGAGAAGGACAATGAAGAGATGCATTCTAAAGAAGCAAATGCCGAGCATGATAATGTATCATTGCAAGAGGACCCTGTGACGCCTTCTCGTTCTGCTGTTGAAGAAGAAGTTACGAGAACTCTTCTTAGAATGAATAGCGAGAATGACGCTATGGAGGAAG AGACTTCAGGAAAAAACATCACTTATGTGATACCTCAGGCTTCTACATCCGCTACAACTGAG CGCCACAAATGTGATTCTGCAACTACCAAATTTGAAGGACTTCATATAAGGTCTGATTTAGTCCCAACCTTGCAAAAGATTTGGCGGAAGCATGGGAACGTAACAACAGATAGCATTGTGCGTAGCAGTGACATAATTGCTAGGGCGTTGGAGTCGCTGGCTACCATGGTACAAATACTTGAGGACAACTTGGCCCAATCCTTGAGTGATAGCCAAGCTGATTATTTAAGCTCCACATTGTCTGATCTAAAATGTTTACAATTCAAAGTTTACTGGTTGGTTTCATTTGTTGAAAATGCTTTGAAAGTACATAAAAGCAAATCTTTGGTGGAATCATTGAACAATCTCAGTCAGTTAAGTTCCCAAGTCGAGGAACGCAGAGCAATCCTTCTTGATGAAGTAGCAAAACTGAACGAGGAAGAAACCAAACTGAAGGAAGAAATGACGAAGGTCTCCAAGACGATCCCTTTTTCTGGGCTAGTTAATTTTGATGAACCCTTAGGAGTGGGTCTCATTTGA
- the LOC141610879 gene encoding uncharacterized protein LOC141610879 isoform X2, with the protein MTTNRKKRRLTKTTASTPPTSTSKNFTNQTDELAFKQRHYDLNTTRVYHLRPPKSLSSTARPWIATRETTADYNFIFRHPLTSKPHSFNLPPDFYFPQLNSAILAVFYAFRKSNSVDKLLVLPAPCYDSVSKCNLFVLYGGGQLKGRHGTSPWVKLSHRNSPWVKFDDIIDLKDKTYVVDRWGIINLVNHYKTVNTISIGKTLISEPVIPGSGQFGWRKRFAVDGEVLFLVVRMEEKLFKVFRLKSEKRGGTTCFNWVRVWEFGGNKVLFMARDCYFFRRASRKFPGREYRNCIVFSEAAFPQYGKDGWEFIESGNVRRCEDDIAVFCLGDERFAREGEEEGEGEKSGFPKIDWSPPDWILNVSSFTEDEFSMHSESESSVQSERVPDEDEGPDSDSGEKNDGEVQSGVMDSKTKDDEEQEVMEYDFVSQDQDQGGVECDSDSQDQEDEKMQCDLNSQEKDNEEMHSKEANAEHDNVSLQEDPVTPSRSAVEEEVTRTLLRMNSENDAMEEETSGKNITYVIPQASTSATTEEILVIIHIIVRPTMTNEDSLYEMEGVYLY; encoded by the exons ATGACGACGAACCGGAAGAAGCGACGACTGACGAAGACGACTGCGTCAACACCACCAACCTCCACCTCCAAAAACTTCACCAATCAAACCGACGAATTAGCTTTCAAACAACGCCACTACGATCTCAACACCACCAGAGTCTACCACCTCCGACCACCGAAATCCCTCTCCTCCACCGCTCGTCCTTGGATCGCCACCCGCGAAACCACCGCAGACTACAACTTCATCTTCCGCCACCCCCTCACTTCCAAACCTCACTCCTTCAACCTCCCTCCTGACTTCTACTTCCCGCAACTCAATTCCGCCATTCTCGCCGTCTTTTACGCTTTTCGGAAATCCAATTCCGTCGATAAGCTCCTCGTTCTTCCTGCTCCGTGTTATGATAGTGTTAGTAAATGTAATTTGTTCGTTTTATATGGCGGCGGTCAATTAAAGGGCCGGCATGGTACCTCGCCGTGGGTCAAGTTATCGCATCGTAACTCGCCGTGGGTTAAATTTGATGATATTATCGATTTGAAGGATAAGACTTATGTAGTTGATAGATGGGGGATTATCAATTTGGTTAATCATTATAAAACGGTTAATACAATCAGTATCGGAAAAACTTTAATTTCTGAACCGGTAATTCCCGGTTCAGGACAGTTCGGGTGGCGGAAACGGTTCGCGGTCGACGGGGAAGTTCTGTTCCTGGTGGTTCGTATGGAGGAGAAATTGTTTAAGGTTTTTAGGTTAAAGAGCGAAAAGAGGGGAGGAACGACTTGTTTTAATTGGGTTAGGGTTTGGGAATTTGGTGGTAATAAGGTTTTGTTTATGGCTAGGGATTGTTATTTTTTTCGGAGGGCGTCGAGGAAGTTTCCTGGGAGGGAGTATAGGAACTGCATTGTGTTTTCTGAGGCGGCTTTTCCGCAGTATGGGAAGGATGGTTGGGAGTTTATTGAGAGTGGTAATGTCCGGAGATGTGAGGATGATATCGCGGTTTTTTGTTTGGGTGATGAGAGGTTTGCGAGGGAAGGGGAAGAGGAAGGGGAGGGGGAGAAATCGGGTTTTCCTAAGATTGATTGGTCGCCTCCTGATTGGATTTTGAATGTTTCGTCTTTCACTGAAGATGAATTTTCGATGCATTCAGAATCAGAGTCTTCTGTTCAGTCAGAAAG GGTGCCTGATGAGGATGAAGGACCGGATTCTGATAGTGGAGAAAAGAATGATGGAGAAGTGCAATCTGGTGTTATGGATTCAAAGACTAAAGATGATGAGGAGCAAGAAGTGATGGAATATGATTTCGTCAGTCAAGATCAGGATCAAGGTGGAGTGGAATGTGATTCAGATAGTCAGGATCAGGAGGATGAAAAAATGCAATGTGATTTGAACAGCCAGGAGAAGGACAATGAAGAGATGCATTCTAAAGAAGCAAATGCCGAGCATGATAATGTATCATTGCAAGAGGACCCTGTGACGCCTTCTCGTTCTGCTGTTGAAGAAGAAGTTACGAGAACTCTTCTTAGAATGAATAGCGAGAATGACGCTATGGAGGAAG AGACTTCAGGAAAAAACATCACTTATGTGATACCTCAGGCTTCTACATCCGCTACAACTGAG GAAATACTGGTCATAATCCACATCATTGTTAGGCCAACAATGACAAATGAGGACAGTTTATAtgagatggagggagtatatcttTACTGA